In Moorella sp. Hama-1, a single genomic region encodes these proteins:
- a CDS encoding CC/Se motif family (seleno)protein, giving the protein MKVTITEEAREFILKNGGAVTVRLESVGTAGGPAIEAVVFTSVPGDKENYEETTTPEGIQVYVRRGDPVDASGLRLEIKRVGCRRRLVARGIGMW; this is encoded by the coding sequence ATGAAGGTAACCATTACCGAAGAAGCCCGGGAGTTTATCCTCAAAAACGGTGGGGCGGTAACCGTCCGGCTGGAGAGCGTCGGTACGGCCGGTGGCCCGGCCATTGAAGCGGTAGTTTTTACCAGCGTGCCTGGGGATAAAGAAAACTATGAGGAAACGACGACGCCGGAAGGTATCCAGGTATATGTTCGCCGCGGCGACCCGGTGGATGCTTCCGGCCTGAGATTGGAAATAAAACGAGTTGGCTGCCGGCGGCGCCTGGTAGCCCGGGGAATCGGTATGTGGTAA
- a CDS encoding NADH-dependent [FeFe] hydrogenase, group A6, producing the protein MPINKLNFDPVSPVSREEEAPRPATGKKVRFWIDGREVVAEEGISVLEAAHRAGIEIPSLCYLKNINEIGACRVCLVEIEGSRNLQASCVYPVAAGLKVRTSTPRVLRARRTVVELLLSDHHRECTNCIRNLNCELQHLADTLGIRNIRFTGETPNYPIFNQNPFIVRDYNKCIKCRRCEAICSNVQEVHVYAAQNRGFNTVIAPSFMKDLAEVACITCGQCVIACPTASLTEKECIDEVWQALADPDKYVVVQTAPSIQVTLGEVFGLPVGTVVTGKLVAALRRLGFAKVFATDFTADLTIMEEAHELLERLEGCGGPLPLLSSCSPGWVKFCEHFYPEFLPNLSTCKSPHEMFGAITKTYFAAKEGLDPRRIVVVAVMPCTAKKYEASRPEMGPGEWQDVDFVLTTRELARMIRQAGINFHQLPDEEYDTPLGIASGAGTIFGATGGVIEAAVRTAYALTHGREMGVIDYEEFRGLSGVKEAWVELKGRKIKVAIAHGTGNARKVLDRMKEGEEFDYVEIMACPGGCVGGGGQPIFGSREHKEISLDYRHNRADALYRIDYSRRIRLSHENPAVQKIYAEFLGGPLSPMAKKLLHTHYTPRGPLPGYAANPVEPIVNARSGGNNTAGRQV; encoded by the coding sequence CGTCCTGGAGGCCGCCCACCGGGCGGGGATCGAGATTCCCAGCCTCTGTTACCTGAAAAACATCAACGAGATCGGTGCCTGCCGGGTGTGCCTGGTAGAGATCGAAGGCTCCCGGAACCTGCAGGCGTCCTGCGTCTATCCTGTTGCCGCCGGTCTCAAGGTCCGTACCAGCACACCCCGGGTCCTGCGGGCGCGGCGTACGGTGGTAGAACTCCTCCTTTCCGATCACCACCGGGAGTGCACCAACTGTATCCGCAACCTCAACTGCGAGCTGCAGCACCTGGCCGATACCCTGGGGATCCGCAATATCCGTTTTACCGGCGAGACCCCCAACTACCCTATTTTTAACCAGAACCCTTTCATCGTACGCGATTACAACAAGTGCATCAAGTGCCGGCGCTGCGAGGCCATCTGCAGCAACGTCCAGGAGGTCCACGTCTACGCCGCCCAGAACCGGGGATTTAACACCGTCATTGCCCCTTCTTTCATGAAAGACCTGGCCGAGGTGGCCTGCATCACCTGCGGCCAGTGCGTCATCGCCTGCCCTACGGCCTCCCTGACGGAAAAGGAGTGTATTGACGAGGTCTGGCAGGCCCTGGCTGACCCCGACAAGTACGTTGTCGTCCAGACGGCCCCTTCCATCCAGGTCACCCTGGGCGAGGTCTTCGGCCTGCCGGTAGGTACCGTGGTCACCGGCAAGCTGGTAGCCGCTTTGCGCCGTCTGGGTTTTGCTAAGGTCTTTGCCACCGACTTCACCGCCGACCTGACCATCATGGAGGAGGCCCACGAGCTCCTGGAGCGGCTGGAGGGTTGCGGTGGCCCCCTGCCCCTCCTCTCCTCTTGCAGCCCGGGATGGGTCAAGTTCTGCGAGCACTTCTACCCGGAGTTTCTGCCCAACCTCTCCACCTGCAAGTCGCCCCACGAGATGTTCGGGGCCATCACCAAGACTTATTTTGCGGCTAAAGAAGGCCTGGACCCGCGCCGAATAGTCGTCGTGGCCGTCATGCCCTGCACGGCGAAAAAATACGAGGCCAGCCGGCCGGAGATGGGTCCGGGGGAATGGCAGGATGTCGACTTTGTCCTGACCACCCGGGAGCTGGCGCGGATGATCCGCCAGGCCGGCATCAACTTCCACCAGCTGCCGGACGAGGAATACGATACGCCCTTAGGAATCGCCAGCGGTGCCGGCACCATTTTTGGCGCCACCGGCGGCGTCATCGAGGCTGCCGTGCGGACGGCCTACGCCCTGACCCACGGCCGCGAGATGGGGGTTATTGACTATGAGGAATTCCGGGGCTTGAGCGGCGTCAAGGAGGCCTGGGTGGAGTTAAAGGGCCGGAAGATCAAGGTGGCCATCGCCCACGGCACCGGCAATGCCCGCAAGGTCCTGGATCGGATGAAGGAGGGCGAAGAATTCGACTACGTGGAAATAATGGCCTGCCCGGGCGGGTGCGTGGGCGGCGGCGGCCAGCCCATCTTCGGCAGCCGCGAGCACAAGGAGATCTCCCTGGACTACCGCCACAATCGCGCCGACGCCCTCTACCGCATCGACTACTCGCGCCGCATCCGCCTCTCCCACGAGAACCCGGCGGTGCAGAAGATCTACGCCGAGTTCCTGGGCGGGCCCTTAAGCCCCATGGCGAAAAAGCTGCTCCACACCCATTACACCCCGCGGGGGCCGTTGCCGGGGTATGCGGCCAACCCGGTCGAGCCCATTGTCAATGCGCGCTCAGGCGGGAATAACACGGCCGGCAGGCAGGTCTGA